One window of Camelina sativa cultivar DH55 chromosome 4, Cs, whole genome shotgun sequence genomic DNA carries:
- the LOC104781857 gene encoding protein PLASTID TRANSCRIPTIONALLY ACTIVE 12 isoform X2 has translation MASISTTSWLYGESGKFSNCILQRRVSKCGFPMKTLHVGITFGDRSLRHCIKCKKEDEDEGDDASEDTKKIKEGFEYVTVERHPYYSYMDSTSGKLEPASGARASIPGEDYWPEGTSSRVRAARAPQPAGESSSFPSYGKNPGSRRKKNRKATEDNVTVVETSDEVSDSEDSSEEEENDSSDGFVVYDNESGRKEDETGFELDKKLGRPHPFIDPTKKKEIEKTLTGDESWWNWRKPEKEQWSRWQRRRPDVETVFLKAMAETGQVKLYGKEPTLTETSLYRARRHLFKEERLQAERERLAKEGPMAFYSEWVKAWKRDTSREAVQKHFEETGEDENTQLIEMFSHQTDREYRIMMGADIRIKRDPLAMRMREDQIKQIWGGDPVYPTINYIQDPNAVMDFRGPDFHEPTPNMLSYLKENGKVISREMHEALLTKEKTEQLEVPDIDDAMAQAVDIGENDDEEDDADVEKVDEKVPRNWSVLKSTPELRTAKPKPKKEGRMSLDEAVDDSENLTDFLMDFEEEADP, from the exons ATGGCGTCAATATCAACCACCTCTTGGCTCTACGGAG AGAGTGGAAAGTTCAGTAATTGTATCTTGCAG aggCGGGTTAGTAAATGCGGATTTCCAATGAAGACATTACATGTTGGGATTACTTTTGGGGATCGATCATTGCGACATTGTATCAAATGCAAgaaagaggatgaagatgaaggtgATGATGCAAGTGAAGACactaaaaagattaaagaagGGTTTGAGTATGTGACTGTTGAGAGGCATCCTTACTATAGTTATATGGATTCAACTTCTGGAAAACTCGAGCCAGCATCCGGAGCTCGAGCTAGCATTCCAGGTGAGGACTATTGGCCTGAAGGAACTTCGAGTCGGGTTAGAGCTGCTAGGGCTCCTCAACCAGCTGGTGAGTCTTCGAGTTTCCCTTCCTATGGGAAAAATCCTGGGAGTAGGAGAAAGAAGAATCGGAAAGCAACTGAGGATAATGTGACTGTTGTTGAAACGAGTGATGAAGTTTCGGATTCTGAGGATAGCtctgaagaagaggaaaacgATTCCTCTGACGGGTTTGTTGTATATGACAACGAGTCTGGGAGAAAAGAAGACGAGACTGGTTTTGAATTAGACAAAAAGCTTGGACGGCCACATCCTTTTATCGATCCTacgaaaaagaaagagattgaaAAGACACTCACGGGAGATGAGTCGTGGTGGAACTGGAGAAAACCGGAGAAAGAACAATGGTCTAGATGGCAGAGAAGACGTCCTGATGTCGAAACG GTTTTTCTCAAGGCAATGGCAGAAACAGGACAAGTTAAGCTCTATGGGAAAGAACCAACACTCACGGAAACTTCTCTTTATAGAGCAAGAAGGCATCTTTTCAAAGAAGAGAG GCTGCAAGCTGAGCGGGAGAGATTAGCAAAAGAAGGTCCCATGGCTTTTTATTCTGAATGGGTAAAAGCATGGAAGAGAGACACTTCACGAGAAGCTGTACAGAAACATTTTGAAGAGACAGGTGAAGATGAAAACACACAACTGATTGAGATGTTCTCTCATCAAACAGATCGAGAATACAGGATAATGATGGGAGCTGATATTAGGATCAAGAGAGATCCTTTGGCAATGCGGATGAGGGAGGATCAAATTAAGCAAA TATGGGGCGGGGATCCTGTTTACCCGACAATCAACTACATTCAAGATCCCAATGCAGTTATGGATTTCAGAGGACCCGATTTTCATGAGCCGACACCAAATATGCTCTCTTATCTAAAAGAG AATGGCAAAGTTATCTCAAGAGAGATGCATGAAGCACTActgacaaaagagaaaaccGAGCAGCTCGAG GTGCCTGACATTGATGATGCAATGGCACAAGCTGTTGATATTGGTGAAAACGAT GACGAGGAAGACGATGCAGATGTAGAAAAAGTCGACGAGAAAGTGCCCAGGAACTGGAGTGTCTTGAAGAGTACCCCTGAGCTTAGAACCGCTAAG CCTAAACCAAAGAAGGAAGGTCGGATGTCTCTAGACGAGGCCGTGGATGATTCTGAGAACTTAACCGATTTTCTCATGGACTTTGAAGAGGAGGCTGATCCTTAA
- the LOC104781857 gene encoding protein PLASTID TRANSCRIPTIONALLY ACTIVE 12 isoform X1, with translation MASISTTSWLYGVCTESGKFSNCILQRRVSKCGFPMKTLHVGITFGDRSLRHCIKCKKEDEDEGDDASEDTKKIKEGFEYVTVERHPYYSYMDSTSGKLEPASGARASIPGEDYWPEGTSSRVRAARAPQPAGESSSFPSYGKNPGSRRKKNRKATEDNVTVVETSDEVSDSEDSSEEEENDSSDGFVVYDNESGRKEDETGFELDKKLGRPHPFIDPTKKKEIEKTLTGDESWWNWRKPEKEQWSRWQRRRPDVETVFLKAMAETGQVKLYGKEPTLTETSLYRARRHLFKEERLQAERERLAKEGPMAFYSEWVKAWKRDTSREAVQKHFEETGEDENTQLIEMFSHQTDREYRIMMGADIRIKRDPLAMRMREDQIKQIWGGDPVYPTINYIQDPNAVMDFRGPDFHEPTPNMLSYLKENGKVISREMHEALLTKEKTEQLEVPDIDDAMAQAVDIGENDDEEDDADVEKVDEKVPRNWSVLKSTPELRTAKPKPKKEGRMSLDEAVDDSENLTDFLMDFEEEADP, from the exons ATGGCGTCAATATCAACCACCTCTTGGCTCTACGGAG TATGCACAGAGAGTGGAAAGTTCAGTAATTGTATCTTGCAG aggCGGGTTAGTAAATGCGGATTTCCAATGAAGACATTACATGTTGGGATTACTTTTGGGGATCGATCATTGCGACATTGTATCAAATGCAAgaaagaggatgaagatgaaggtgATGATGCAAGTGAAGACactaaaaagattaaagaagGGTTTGAGTATGTGACTGTTGAGAGGCATCCTTACTATAGTTATATGGATTCAACTTCTGGAAAACTCGAGCCAGCATCCGGAGCTCGAGCTAGCATTCCAGGTGAGGACTATTGGCCTGAAGGAACTTCGAGTCGGGTTAGAGCTGCTAGGGCTCCTCAACCAGCTGGTGAGTCTTCGAGTTTCCCTTCCTATGGGAAAAATCCTGGGAGTAGGAGAAAGAAGAATCGGAAAGCAACTGAGGATAATGTGACTGTTGTTGAAACGAGTGATGAAGTTTCGGATTCTGAGGATAGCtctgaagaagaggaaaacgATTCCTCTGACGGGTTTGTTGTATATGACAACGAGTCTGGGAGAAAAGAAGACGAGACTGGTTTTGAATTAGACAAAAAGCTTGGACGGCCACATCCTTTTATCGATCCTacgaaaaagaaagagattgaaAAGACACTCACGGGAGATGAGTCGTGGTGGAACTGGAGAAAACCGGAGAAAGAACAATGGTCTAGATGGCAGAGAAGACGTCCTGATGTCGAAACG GTTTTTCTCAAGGCAATGGCAGAAACAGGACAAGTTAAGCTCTATGGGAAAGAACCAACACTCACGGAAACTTCTCTTTATAGAGCAAGAAGGCATCTTTTCAAAGAAGAGAG GCTGCAAGCTGAGCGGGAGAGATTAGCAAAAGAAGGTCCCATGGCTTTTTATTCTGAATGGGTAAAAGCATGGAAGAGAGACACTTCACGAGAAGCTGTACAGAAACATTTTGAAGAGACAGGTGAAGATGAAAACACACAACTGATTGAGATGTTCTCTCATCAAACAGATCGAGAATACAGGATAATGATGGGAGCTGATATTAGGATCAAGAGAGATCCTTTGGCAATGCGGATGAGGGAGGATCAAATTAAGCAAA TATGGGGCGGGGATCCTGTTTACCCGACAATCAACTACATTCAAGATCCCAATGCAGTTATGGATTTCAGAGGACCCGATTTTCATGAGCCGACACCAAATATGCTCTCTTATCTAAAAGAG AATGGCAAAGTTATCTCAAGAGAGATGCATGAAGCACTActgacaaaagagaaaaccGAGCAGCTCGAG GTGCCTGACATTGATGATGCAATGGCACAAGCTGTTGATATTGGTGAAAACGAT GACGAGGAAGACGATGCAGATGTAGAAAAAGTCGACGAGAAAGTGCCCAGGAACTGGAGTGTCTTGAAGAGTACCCCTGAGCTTAGAACCGCTAAG CCTAAACCAAAGAAGGAAGGTCGGATGTCTCTAGACGAGGCCGTGGATGATTCTGAGAACTTAACCGATTTTCTCATGGACTTTGAAGAGGAGGCTGATCCTTAA
- the LOC104781857 gene encoding protein PLASTID TRANSCRIPTIONALLY ACTIVE 12 isoform X3, with amino-acid sequence MKTLHVGITFGDRSLRHCIKCKKEDEDEGDDASEDTKKIKEGFEYVTVERHPYYSYMDSTSGKLEPASGARASIPGEDYWPEGTSSRVRAARAPQPAGESSSFPSYGKNPGSRRKKNRKATEDNVTVVETSDEVSDSEDSSEEEENDSSDGFVVYDNESGRKEDETGFELDKKLGRPHPFIDPTKKKEIEKTLTGDESWWNWRKPEKEQWSRWQRRRPDVETVFLKAMAETGQVKLYGKEPTLTETSLYRARRHLFKEERLQAERERLAKEGPMAFYSEWVKAWKRDTSREAVQKHFEETGEDENTQLIEMFSHQTDREYRIMMGADIRIKRDPLAMRMREDQIKQIWGGDPVYPTINYIQDPNAVMDFRGPDFHEPTPNMLSYLKENGKVISREMHEALLTKEKTEQLEVPDIDDAMAQAVDIGENDDEEDDADVEKVDEKVPRNWSVLKSTPELRTAKPKPKKEGRMSLDEAVDDSENLTDFLMDFEEEADP; translated from the exons ATGAAGACATTACATGTTGGGATTACTTTTGGGGATCGATCATTGCGACATTGTATCAAATGCAAgaaagaggatgaagatgaaggtgATGATGCAAGTGAAGACactaaaaagattaaagaagGGTTTGAGTATGTGACTGTTGAGAGGCATCCTTACTATAGTTATATGGATTCAACTTCTGGAAAACTCGAGCCAGCATCCGGAGCTCGAGCTAGCATTCCAGGTGAGGACTATTGGCCTGAAGGAACTTCGAGTCGGGTTAGAGCTGCTAGGGCTCCTCAACCAGCTGGTGAGTCTTCGAGTTTCCCTTCCTATGGGAAAAATCCTGGGAGTAGGAGAAAGAAGAATCGGAAAGCAACTGAGGATAATGTGACTGTTGTTGAAACGAGTGATGAAGTTTCGGATTCTGAGGATAGCtctgaagaagaggaaaacgATTCCTCTGACGGGTTTGTTGTATATGACAACGAGTCTGGGAGAAAAGAAGACGAGACTGGTTTTGAATTAGACAAAAAGCTTGGACGGCCACATCCTTTTATCGATCCTacgaaaaagaaagagattgaaAAGACACTCACGGGAGATGAGTCGTGGTGGAACTGGAGAAAACCGGAGAAAGAACAATGGTCTAGATGGCAGAGAAGACGTCCTGATGTCGAAACG GTTTTTCTCAAGGCAATGGCAGAAACAGGACAAGTTAAGCTCTATGGGAAAGAACCAACACTCACGGAAACTTCTCTTTATAGAGCAAGAAGGCATCTTTTCAAAGAAGAGAG GCTGCAAGCTGAGCGGGAGAGATTAGCAAAAGAAGGTCCCATGGCTTTTTATTCTGAATGGGTAAAAGCATGGAAGAGAGACACTTCACGAGAAGCTGTACAGAAACATTTTGAAGAGACAGGTGAAGATGAAAACACACAACTGATTGAGATGTTCTCTCATCAAACAGATCGAGAATACAGGATAATGATGGGAGCTGATATTAGGATCAAGAGAGATCCTTTGGCAATGCGGATGAGGGAGGATCAAATTAAGCAAA TATGGGGCGGGGATCCTGTTTACCCGACAATCAACTACATTCAAGATCCCAATGCAGTTATGGATTTCAGAGGACCCGATTTTCATGAGCCGACACCAAATATGCTCTCTTATCTAAAAGAG AATGGCAAAGTTATCTCAAGAGAGATGCATGAAGCACTActgacaaaagagaaaaccGAGCAGCTCGAG GTGCCTGACATTGATGATGCAATGGCACAAGCTGTTGATATTGGTGAAAACGAT GACGAGGAAGACGATGCAGATGTAGAAAAAGTCGACGAGAAAGTGCCCAGGAACTGGAGTGTCTTGAAGAGTACCCCTGAGCTTAGAACCGCTAAG CCTAAACCAAAGAAGGAAGGTCGGATGTCTCTAGACGAGGCCGTGGATGATTCTGAGAACTTAACCGATTTTCTCATGGACTTTGAAGAGGAGGCTGATCCTTAA
- the LOC104781859 gene encoding protein kinase PINOID, protein MLRESDGEMSLETTNSPISSGTESCSSFSRLSFDAPPSSTTAIIPEEESFLSLKPHRSSDFAYSEIRRRKKHGLTFRDFRLMRRIGAGDIGTVYLCRLAGEEEESRSSYFAMKVVDKEALALKKKMHRAEMEKTILKMLDHPFLPTLYAEFEASHFSCIVMEYCSGGDLHSLRHKQPHRRFTLSSTRFYAAEVLVALEYLHMLGIIYRDLKPENILVRSDGHIMLSDFDLSLRSDSIAAVESSSSSPENQQQLRSPRRLTRLARLFHRVLRSKKVQTLEPNRLFVAEPVTARSGSFVGTHEYVAPEVASGGSHGNAVDWWAFGVFLYEMIYGKTPFVAPTNDVILRNIVKRQLSFPTDSPATMFELHARSLISGLLNKDPTKRLGSRRGAAEVKVHPFFKGLNFALIRTLTPPEIPSSGVKRPVKSATFGGRSSNKPAAFDYF, encoded by the exons ATGTTACGAGAATCAGACGGTGAGATGAGTTTAGAAACAACAAACTCACCTATCAGCAGCGGAACAGAGAGCTGCAGTAGTTTCAGCCGTTTATCATTCGACGCGCCGCCGTCGTCAACCACCGCGATTATCCCCGAAGAAGAAAGCTTCCTCTCTCTCAAACCACACCGTTCCTCAGATTTCGCTTACTCAGAGATCCGACGGCGCAAAAAACACGGCCTAACCTTCCGAGATTTTCGCCTCATGCGTCGTATCGGCGCCGGAGACATCGGTACCGTCTACTTATGCCGTCTCGccggagaagaggaagagagccGGAGCTCCTATTTCGCTATGAAAGTTGTGGACAAAGAAGCCCTtgccttgaagaagaagatgcatagaGCAGAGATGGAGAAAACGATTCTTAAAATGCTTGACCACCCTTTTTTGCCGACTCTTTACGCCGAGTTCGAAGCTTCCCATTTCTCTTGTATCGTCATGGAGTATTGCTCCGGCGGTGATTTACACTCTCTCCGTCATAAACAGCCTCACCGGAGATTCACCCTTTCCTCCACCag ATTTTACGCGGCCGAAGTGTTAGTAGCGTTAGAATATCTACACATGCTTGGTATCATCTACAGAGATCTAAAGCCTGAAAATATCTTAGTTAGATCGGACGGTCACATTATGCTCTCTGACTTTGACCTCTCCTTACGCTCCGACTCAATCGCCGCCGTTGAATCTTCCTCATCGTCTCCGGAGAATCAACAGCAGCTCCGTTCACCGCGACGACTCACTCGTCTCGCTAGGCTTTTCCACCGTGTCTTGCGGTCTAAAAAGGTCCAGACTTTAGAACCGAACCGTCTCTTCGTTGCTGAACCGGTTACAGCCCGGTCCGGTTCATTCGTTGGTACGCATGAGTACGTGGCGCCAGAGGTGGCTTCAGGTGGGTCGCATGGTAATGCCGTTGACTGGTGGGCCTTTGGTGTGTTCCTCTACGAGATGATTTACGGCAAGACTCCGTTCGTTGCGCCGACTAATGACGTCATCCTCCGTAACATCGTGAAAAGACAGTTGAGTTTTCCGACCGATTCGCCGGCGACGATGTTCGAGCTCCACGCGAGGAGTTTGATTTCCGGGCTGCTTAACAAAGACCCGACTAAACGACTCGGGTCACGGCGAGGCGCGGCGGAGGTCAAAGTACATCCTTTTTTCAAAGGTCTAAACTTTGCGCTCATCCGTACACTAACTCCGCCGGAGATTCCTTCCTCCGGCGTCAAGAGGCCGGTAAAATCGGCGACGTTCGGTGGTAGAAGTAGTAACAAACCAGCGGCGTTCGATTACTTTTGA